In one Bradyrhizobium cosmicum genomic region, the following are encoded:
- a CDS encoding OFA family MFS transporter yields the protein MASIESAGALSGAGAGFLDRERTIATAGFNRWLVPPAALCIHLCIGMAYGFSVFWLPLSRAIGLNAPKACGDISLFQELFTTSCDWKVASMGWMYTLFFVLLGIAAAVWGGWLERVGPRKAGFVSALCWCGGLFLGAIGVYTHQLWLLWLGSGVIGGIGLGLGYISPVSTLVKWFPDRRGMATGMAIMGFGGGAMIGAPLANLLMNYFKTPTSVGVWETFVAMGVIYFVFMMIGAFRYRLPPPGWQPEGWTPPNKANAMISKANVHLNDAHKTPQFWLIWWVLCLNVSAGIGVIGMASPMLQEIFAGKLIGLPDVGFNALDAGQKAQIAAIAAGFAGLLSLFNIFGRFAWASLSDKIGRKNTYYTFFILGIVLYALAPTFAAIGSKLLFVLGFGIILSMYGGGFATVPAYLADMFGTQFVGAIHGRLLTAWSTAGIIGPVVVNYIREFQLAAGVPRDQLYNTTMYILCAMLIAGLICNYLIKPVDPKWHMKDADVAKLQAASASAAAAGPHGSYGIGFGGLDAKAALFWAFVGIPLLWGVWKTLESAVKIF from the coding sequence ATGGCTTCAATTGAGAGCGCTGGAGCACTTTCGGGTGCTGGCGCAGGTTTCCTTGATCGCGAGCGGACCATCGCGACCGCCGGCTTCAACCGCTGGCTGGTGCCGCCGGCGGCGCTGTGTATCCATCTCTGCATCGGCATGGCCTACGGCTTCTCGGTGTTCTGGCTGCCGCTGTCGCGCGCGATCGGTCTGAACGCGCCGAAGGCCTGCGGGGATATTTCGCTATTCCAGGAACTGTTCACGACCAGCTGCGACTGGAAGGTCGCCAGCATGGGCTGGATGTACACGCTGTTCTTCGTCTTGCTCGGTATCGCGGCCGCGGTCTGGGGCGGCTGGCTGGAGCGCGTCGGCCCGCGCAAGGCCGGCTTCGTCTCGGCGCTGTGCTGGTGCGGCGGTCTCTTCCTCGGGGCGATCGGGGTCTACACCCATCAGCTCTGGCTGTTGTGGCTGGGCTCGGGCGTGATCGGCGGCATCGGTCTCGGTCTCGGCTACATCTCGCCGGTGTCGACGCTGGTGAAATGGTTTCCGGATCGCCGCGGCATGGCGACCGGCATGGCCATCATGGGCTTCGGCGGTGGCGCCATGATCGGCGCGCCGCTTGCGAACCTGCTGATGAACTACTTCAAGACCCCGACCTCGGTCGGCGTCTGGGAGACCTTCGTCGCGATGGGCGTCATCTACTTCGTGTTCATGATGATCGGCGCGTTCCGCTATCGCCTGCCGCCGCCCGGCTGGCAGCCCGAGGGCTGGACCCCGCCGAACAAGGCCAACGCGATGATCTCGAAGGCCAACGTCCATCTCAACGACGCGCACAAGACGCCGCAGTTCTGGCTGATCTGGTGGGTGCTCTGCCTGAACGTGTCGGCGGGTATCGGCGTGATCGGCATGGCTTCGCCGATGCTGCAGGAGATCTTCGCCGGCAAGCTGATCGGACTGCCGGACGTCGGCTTCAACGCGCTCGATGCCGGGCAGAAGGCGCAGATCGCGGCGATCGCCGCGGGCTTTGCCGGATTGCTGTCGCTGTTCAACATCTTCGGCCGCTTCGCCTGGGCTTCGCTGTCGGACAAGATCGGGCGCAAGAACACCTACTACACCTTCTTCATCCTCGGCATCGTGCTCTACGCGCTGGCGCCGACCTTTGCGGCGATAGGCTCGAAGCTGCTGTTCGTGCTCGGCTTCGGCATCATCCTGTCGATGTATGGCGGCGGCTTCGCCACGGTGCCGGCCTATCTTGCCGACATGTTCGGGACCCAGTTTGTCGGCGCGATCCACGGAAGGCTGCTGACGGCATGGTCGACCGCAGGCATCATCGGCCCCGTCGTGGTCAACTACATCCGCGAGTTCCAGCTCGCGGCCGGTGTGCCGCGCGACCAGCTCTACAACACCACTATGTACATCCTGTGCGCGATGCTGATCGCAGGCCTGATCTGCAACTATTTGATCAAGCCGGTCGATCCGAAGTGGCACATGAAGGACGCCGATGTCGCCAAGCTGCAGGCGGCGAGCGCCAGCGCCGCTGCGGCGGGACCGCACGGCTCCTACGGCATCGGATTTGGCGGGCTTGACGCCAAGGCCGCTTTGTTCTGGGCCTTCGTCGGCATTCCCCTGCTCTGGGGCGTCTGGAAGACTCTGGAGAGCGCGGTCAAGATATTCTGA
- a CDS encoding sulfurtransferase TusA family protein, with translation MTKTTLDLTGLKCPLPALKTRKALKPLQPGDQLEVHCTDPLSVIDIPNLIRETGDTVEITERNEARIVFLIEKANDSIERANGALHP, from the coding sequence ATGACTAAGACAACGCTTGATCTTACCGGGCTCAAGTGCCCGCTTCCGGCCTTGAAGACGCGCAAGGCGCTGAAACCATTGCAGCCCGGCGACCAACTCGAAGTGCACTGCACTGATCCCTTGTCGGTGATCGACATTCCGAACCTGATCCGGGAGACGGGCGATACGGTGGAGATCACCGAGCGCAACGAGGCGCGCATCGTGTTCTTGATAGAAAAAGCGAATGACTCGATAGAGCGAGCCAATGGTGCGCTGCATCCGTGA
- the glp gene encoding gephyrin-like molybdotransferase Glp, which produces MAQLSDDCFAFGGPMMSVDEAVGLITARVNAIADIETVALVDADGRVLARDIAAPLPLPPFTNSAVDGYAVRDADLPQQEERALPLDGRIQAGGSAQAPIKPGHTARIFTGAPMPPEAGTVFMQEDVRIDDAGNIVLPAGLKRGANVRPAGEDIPEGRVALRAGQRLLPQHVALTAAFGLTRLDVIRRIRVAVFSTGDELASPGEPRAPSQLYDSNRFMLMAMLRRLGCEVSDLGILRDERASLADGLKQVAGSHDLILTTGGVSTGEEDHVKAAVESIGSLVLWRMAIKPGRPVAMGIIDGTPLIGLPGNPVASFVTFVHVVRPTVLALAGGLPEPLLPIPIRAAFAYGKKIGRREYVRATLRRGEDGALEAVKFPREGAGLLSSLVETDGLVELGEDIKRVEPGESVGFLSYADLL; this is translated from the coding sequence ATGGCGCAACTGTCGGACGATTGCTTTGCCTTCGGCGGACCGATGATGTCGGTCGACGAGGCCGTTGGCCTGATCACGGCGCGTGTCAATGCGATCGCCGATATCGAGACCGTGGCGCTTGTCGATGCCGACGGGCGCGTGCTGGCGCGCGATATCGCGGCGCCGCTGCCGCTGCCGCCCTTCACCAACTCCGCTGTCGACGGCTATGCCGTGCGCGACGCGGACCTTCCGCAACAGGAGGAGCGCGCACTCCCGCTCGACGGTCGCATCCAGGCCGGCGGCTCTGCGCAAGCGCCGATCAAGCCCGGTCACACCGCGCGCATCTTCACGGGCGCGCCGATGCCCCCGGAAGCCGGAACCGTCTTCATGCAGGAGGATGTCCGCATCGACGACGCCGGCAACATCGTGCTGCCGGCGGGGCTGAAGCGGGGTGCCAATGTCCGTCCTGCCGGCGAGGACATTCCGGAAGGACGCGTGGCGCTGCGCGCCGGCCAGCGCTTGCTGCCGCAGCATGTTGCGCTCACGGCGGCATTCGGCCTGACCAGGCTCGACGTCATCAGGCGCATCCGCGTTGCGGTGTTCTCGACCGGCGACGAACTGGCGTCGCCCGGCGAGCCGCGCGCGCCGTCCCAGCTCTACGATTCCAACCGCTTCATGCTGATGGCGATGCTGCGCCGGCTCGGCTGCGAGGTGAGCGATCTCGGCATTTTGCGCGACGAGCGGGCCTCGCTTGCGGACGGCTTGAAGCAGGTTGCCGGCAGTCATGACCTGATCCTCACCACCGGCGGCGTCTCGACCGGCGAGGAGGACCACGTCAAGGCGGCGGTGGAGAGCATCGGATCGCTGGTGCTGTGGCGGATGGCGATCAAGCCCGGCCGCCCCGTGGCGATGGGCATCATCGACGGCACGCCGCTGATCGGCCTGCCCGGCAATCCCGTCGCGAGCTTTGTCACCTTCGTCCACGTGGTGCGACCGACCGTGCTGGCGCTTGCGGGTGGTCTGCCCGAGCCGCTGTTGCCGATTCCGATCCGCGCGGCCTTCGCCTACGGCAAGAAGATCGGCCGCCGCGAATATGTCCGCGCCACCTTGCGACGTGGAGAGGACGGCGCCCTGGAAGCGGTCAAGTTCCCGCGCGAGGGGGCCGGGCTGTTGTCATCGCTGGTCGAGACTGATGGCCTTGTCGAGCTCGGCGAAGACATCAAGCGCGTCGAGCCCGGAGAGAGCGTAGGTTTCTTGTCCTATGCGGACCTGCTCTGA
- the mobB gene encoding molybdopterin-guanine dinucleotide biosynthesis protein B, whose amino-acid sequence MKVIGLAGWSGAGKTTLLTRLIPYFKAQGLRVSVIKHAHHQFDVDVPGKDSWRHREAGAAEVLVASSNRWALMHELRGAAEPQLPELLSKLSAVDLVVVEGFKREPHRKIEVHRVGNDKPLLFPDDPGIVGIATDTAIETRLPTVHLDDIEAAAALLLRAAMPVEEAVAKSDALR is encoded by the coding sequence ATGAAAGTCATCGGCCTTGCGGGCTGGAGCGGTGCGGGCAAGACCACCCTGTTGACGCGGCTGATCCCGTATTTCAAGGCGCAAGGCTTGCGCGTCTCCGTCATCAAGCATGCGCATCACCAGTTCGACGTCGACGTGCCCGGCAAGGATTCCTGGCGCCATCGCGAGGCCGGAGCAGCCGAGGTGCTGGTCGCTTCGTCAAACCGATGGGCGCTGATGCACGAATTGCGCGGAGCGGCGGAGCCGCAGCTGCCGGAACTCCTGAGCAAGCTGTCCGCCGTCGATCTCGTCGTGGTCGAAGGTTTCAAGCGCGAGCCGCATCGCAAGATCGAGGTGCATCGCGTCGGCAACGACAAGCCGCTGCTGTTTCCCGACGATCCCGGAATTGTCGGAATCGCGACCGACACCGCCATTGAAACGCGGCTGCCGACGGTCCATCTCGATGACATCGAGGCCGCTGCGGCCTTGCTGCTGCGCGCGGCCATGCCGGTCGAGGAAGCGGTCGCGAAAAGCGACGCACTGCGCTGA
- the fdhD gene encoding formate dehydrogenase accessory sulfurtransferase FdhD, translating to MMKIDKAPVPLILPNPDDPRLTQSVTGTDQSGARVAIKVPMERPLTLYLNAQEIVTMMTIGDYPEYLALGYLLNQNMLKYNDAVTEVEYDDDLQVVVVRTQHHTNFEAKLKKRTQTSGCAQGTAFGDLLEAVESVALPKAELRTSWLYQMTQTINTMPSLYLEAGAIHGCVLCKKGEPLCYTEDVGRHNAVDKIAGWMYRHGVDPSDKILYTTGRLTSEMVIKTVRMGIPILLSRSGFTAWGVDLARQVGLTLVGRARGKRFIALAGEERIIYDQNLAYVEEESAKHKRKGEGGDD from the coding sequence ATGATGAAGATCGACAAAGCCCCGGTGCCCCTGATCCTCCCGAATCCTGACGACCCGCGCTTGACTCAGAGCGTGACCGGGACCGACCAGTCCGGTGCCAGGGTCGCGATCAAGGTGCCGATGGAGCGCCCGCTGACGCTTTACCTGAACGCCCAGGAGATCGTCACCATGATGACGATTGGCGACTATCCCGAATATCTGGCGCTCGGCTATCTGCTGAACCAGAACATGCTGAAATATAACGATGCGGTCACCGAGGTCGAATACGACGACGATCTCCAGGTGGTCGTGGTGCGCACCCAGCACCACACCAATTTCGAAGCCAAGCTGAAGAAGCGCACCCAGACCTCGGGCTGCGCGCAGGGCACCGCGTTCGGCGACCTGCTCGAAGCAGTCGAGAGCGTCGCGTTGCCGAAGGCCGAGCTGCGCACCTCCTGGCTCTACCAGATGACACAGACCATCAACACCATGCCGTCGCTCTATCTGGAGGCCGGCGCGATCCATGGCTGCGTACTGTGCAAGAAGGGCGAGCCGCTCTGCTACACCGAGGATGTCGGGCGCCACAACGCCGTCGACAAGATCGCGGGCTGGATGTACCGCCACGGCGTCGATCCATCGGACAAGATCCTCTACACCACGGGGCGCCTCACCTCCGAGATGGTGATCAAGACGGTGCGCATGGGCATTCCGATTCTGTTGTCGCGCTCCGGCTTCACCGCCTGGGGTGTCGATCTGGCGCGGCAAGTCGGGTTGACACTGGTCGGCCGCGCGCGCGGCAAGCGCTTCATCGCGCTCGCGGGCGAAGAACGTATCATCTACGACCAGAACCTCGCTTATGTCGAGGAGGAGTCAGCCAAACACAAGCGCAAGGGTGAAGGTGGTGACGACTAG
- the mobA gene encoding molybdenum cofactor guanylyltransferase MobA, producing MSRRSQPNTSARVKVVTTSIPATSIPSTLGVLLAGGLARRMGGGDKPMRTIGGRTILERVIARLSPQCSGMILNANGDPARFAAFGLQVIADDVPGFPGPLAGILAALDWTAANRPEIEWVLSAAGDCPFLPRDLVARLHKARERENAQLAVAASGDQAHPVIGLWHVALRTELRHALVVEDIRRIDRWTARYPLATVTWSTQPLDPFFNANTVEDITEAERLAALDEVSQ from the coding sequence ATGTCGAGGAGGAGTCAGCCAAACACAAGCGCAAGGGTGAAGGTGGTGACGACTAGCATTCCGGCAACGAGCATTCCATCGACTCTTGGCGTGCTCCTCGCCGGCGGCCTGGCGCGTCGCATGGGCGGCGGCGACAAGCCAATGCGCACCATTGGCGGCCGGACCATCCTTGAGCGCGTGATCGCGCGCCTTTCGCCCCAGTGCAGCGGAATGATCCTCAACGCCAATGGCGATCCCGCGCGTTTCGCCGCGTTCGGTTTGCAGGTCATCGCCGACGACGTGCCCGGCTTTCCCGGCCCGCTTGCCGGCATCCTCGCCGCGCTCGACTGGACCGCGGCAAACCGGCCAGAGATCGAATGGGTGCTCAGTGCCGCCGGCGACTGCCCTTTCCTGCCGCGTGATCTCGTTGCGCGCCTGCATAAAGCGCGAGAGCGAGAGAATGCGCAGCTTGCGGTCGCCGCATCCGGCGACCAGGCGCATCCGGTGATCGGGTTGTGGCACGTCGCCTTGCGCACTGAGCTGCGCCACGCGCTGGTGGTCGAGGACATCCGCAGGATCGACCGCTGGACCGCACGCTACCCGCTCGCCACGGTGACGTGGTCGACCCAGCCGCTCGATCCGTTCTTCAATGCCAACACGGTCGAGGATATCACCGAGGCCGAACGGCTCGCGGCGCTGGATGAGGTTTCTCAATGA
- a CDS encoding molybdopterin biosynthesis protein, which translates to MTMIPQTPDSGRLEQEQFLKILSREDALARFETALFPRAIPREARKLADALGAALAEDITAPVDVPPFDRSNVDGFAVRSADLAAAGEGTPVRLAVNGETIHCGIAPTLQVVAGTATPIATGGPLPRGADAVVMVEHTQPAGPDAIDVRRAASPGQFVSYAGSDIARGEALLRAGTIIGSREIGMLAACGIAEVIVARKPRVAVISTGDELVQPGQPLAPAAIYDTNGAIVAAAIDENGGEAIFLGAIPDDEAKLEAAMRRALSDADMLVLSGGTSKGAGDLSHRIIGRLGQPGIIAHGVALKPGKPLCLAVCDGKPVVILPGFPTSAMFTFHDMIVPVLRRMAGLPVRSDARVNATVPVRISSELGRTEFVMVSLVEGRDGLIAYPSGKGSGAITSFAQADGFLRIDAMADQMPAGTHAEVTLFTPHVRVPDLVIVGSHCTGLDLVTAQLAHAGLSVRSIAVGSLGGLAAAKRGECDLAPIHLFDDKSETYNTPYLVDGIELVPGWRRMQGIVFRKGDMRFEGLGAKEAVAAALADPACIMVNRNQGAGTRILIDRLLGGARPEGYWNQPRSHNAVAAAVAQHRADWGMTIAPVADAVGLGFIPFAEEHYDFAFVTARKQRPAVQAFLDALLSEEARTALERAGFRPAWPLVD; encoded by the coding sequence ATGACGATGATTCCGCAAACGCCAGACAGCGGCAGGCTCGAGCAGGAGCAGTTCCTCAAGATCCTCTCGCGCGAGGATGCGCTGGCGCGTTTTGAAACTGCGTTGTTCCCGCGCGCGATCCCCCGCGAAGCGCGCAAGCTGGCTGATGCACTCGGCGCAGCGCTCGCCGAAGACATCACAGCGCCGGTGGACGTCCCCCCGTTCGACCGTTCCAATGTCGATGGTTTTGCCGTCCGCTCGGCCGATCTTGCCGCGGCCGGCGAAGGCACGCCGGTGCGTCTCGCAGTGAACGGTGAGACCATCCACTGCGGCATCGCCCCCACGCTGCAGGTCGTGGCAGGAACCGCAACGCCGATCGCCACCGGCGGCCCTTTGCCGCGCGGCGCCGATGCCGTGGTCATGGTCGAGCACACCCAGCCGGCCGGCCCGGATGCGATCGACGTCCGTCGTGCCGCGTCTCCCGGGCAGTTCGTCTCCTATGCAGGCTCCGACATCGCGCGCGGCGAGGCGCTGCTGCGCGCCGGCACGATCATCGGCTCGCGCGAGATCGGCATGCTGGCGGCCTGCGGTATTGCCGAGGTGATTGTCGCGCGCAAGCCGCGGGTTGCGGTGATCTCCACCGGCGACGAATTGGTTCAGCCGGGTCAGCCGCTTGCGCCCGCCGCGATCTACGACACCAACGGTGCGATCGTCGCCGCGGCCATCGATGAGAACGGCGGCGAGGCGATCTTCCTCGGCGCCATTCCCGACGATGAAGCAAAGCTCGAAGCCGCCATGCGGCGTGCATTGTCGGACGCGGACATGCTGGTGCTGTCGGGCGGCACGTCGAAAGGCGCCGGCGACCTGTCCCATCGTATCATCGGCCGGCTAGGCCAGCCCGGCATCATCGCGCATGGCGTTGCGCTCAAGCCCGGCAAGCCGCTGTGCCTTGCTGTGTGCGACGGCAAGCCGGTGGTGATCCTGCCGGGCTTTCCGACCTCGGCGATGTTCACCTTCCACGACATGATCGTGCCGGTGCTGCGCAGGATGGCCGGACTGCCGGTCCGCTCCGATGCCAGGGTGAACGCGACAGTGCCTGTGCGCATTTCTTCCGAACTCGGCCGCACCGAGTTTGTCATGGTCTCGCTGGTGGAAGGTAGGGACGGCCTGATCGCCTATCCCTCCGGCAAGGGCTCTGGCGCGATCACGTCCTTCGCGCAAGCCGACGGCTTTCTGCGCATCGATGCGATGGCCGACCAGATGCCGGCCGGGACCCATGCCGAGGTGACGCTGTTCACGCCGCATGTGCGGGTGCCCGATCTCGTCATCGTCGGCAGCCATTGCACCGGCCTTGATCTCGTCACCGCGCAGCTCGCCCATGCGGGCCTATCCGTGCGCTCGATCGCGGTCGGCAGCCTCGGGGGACTTGCGGCGGCCAAGCGCGGCGAATGCGACCTCGCGCCGATCCATCTGTTCGACGACAAGAGCGAGACCTACAACACGCCCTACCTCGTCGACGGTATCGAGCTCGTCCCGGGCTGGCGGCGGATGCAGGGCATCGTCTTCCGCAAAGGCGACATGCGTTTCGAGGGTCTTGGCGCGAAGGAAGCGGTCGCCGCCGCGCTCGCGGATCCCGCCTGCATCATGGTCAACCGCAACCAGGGCGCCGGCACGCGCATCCTTATCGACCGGCTGCTCGGCGGTGCGCGCCCGGAGGGCTACTGGAACCAGCCGCGTTCGCACAACGCGGTGGCCGCGGCCGTCGCGCAGCATCGCGCCGACTGGGGCATGACCATTGCGCCGGTCGCCGATGCGGTCGGCCTCGGTTTCATTCCGTTCGCGGAAGAGCATTATGATTTTGCGTTTGTGACGGCACGCAAGCAGCGGCCGGCGGTGCAGGCTTTCCTCGATGCGCTGCTTTCGGAGGAGGCCCGTACGGCACTGGAGCGTGCCGGATTTCGTCCGGCCTGGCCGCTCGTGGACTGA
- a CDS encoding molybdopterin-binding protein, with the protein MTQRLPSSLTPLDAALAALLRDVEPVAPEELSLAEAAGCIAAGAPLMAACPPHDIAAADGWALRATDLVGTSAYSPLALAEAPEWVEAGDAMPVGCDCVLDADAVDASGALMQVLAEGVLGQGVRRAGSDIGEGTFAAAEGHPISPAALLLARVAGVEKLSVRRPRLRIVNVPGATAAMHLIAETARAAGLDVQMREAAARDVASIAEALGDSACDLVVTIGGSGVGRRDYAVTALAQHGAVLAHGLAILPGRTAAVGRVGGVPVVALPGSPDHALAAWFVLVLPLVDRLSARHPRRQMTLPLARKIASSVGIAEIALLVREHQAWLPLAVGEWSLQAIARADAWLLIPASHEGFAAGAPVDAYLMPE; encoded by the coding sequence ATGACCCAACGCCTGCCGTCCTCGCTCACGCCGCTCGACGCCGCGCTCGCCGCGTTGCTGCGAGACGTTGAACCGGTCGCACCGGAGGAGCTCTCGCTGGCCGAGGCCGCCGGCTGCATTGCTGCAGGCGCGCCGCTGATGGCGGCCTGTCCGCCTCATGACATTGCCGCCGCCGACGGCTGGGCATTGCGCGCCACCGATCTCGTCGGAACCTCCGCCTATTCGCCGCTGGCGCTGGCGGAGGCCCCGGAATGGGTCGAGGCTGGCGACGCCATGCCGGTCGGATGTGATTGTGTCCTTGATGCCGACGCAGTGGATGCGTCGGGGGCGCTGATGCAGGTGCTGGCGGAGGGTGTGCTTGGGCAGGGCGTCAGGCGCGCCGGCAGTGATATCGGCGAAGGGACGTTCGCCGCGGCAGAGGGGCATCCGATCAGTCCGGCCGCTCTGTTGCTCGCACGTGTGGCCGGTGTCGAAAAGCTCAGCGTGCGGCGTCCCCGGCTGCGCATCGTCAACGTGCCGGGGGCGACGGCGGCCATGCATCTGATCGCGGAGACCGCGCGCGCCGCAGGGCTGGACGTGCAGATGCGCGAAGCCGCCGCGCGCGACGTGGCATCGATCGCAGAGGCGCTCGGCGATTCCGCCTGCGATCTCGTCGTGACGATCGGCGGCAGCGGCGTCGGCCGCCGGGACTATGCTGTCACCGCGCTGGCTCAGCACGGCGCTGTGCTCGCCCACGGCCTTGCAATCCTGCCAGGACGCACCGCCGCTGTGGGGCGGGTCGGAGGAGTTCCCGTCGTCGCGTTGCCCGGCTCGCCGGATCATGCGCTCGCGGCCTGGTTTGTGCTCGTGCTTCCGCTCGTCGATCGCCTGTCGGCACGGCACCCGCGCCGGCAAATGACCCTGCCGCTCGCACGAAAAATCGCATCCAGTGTCGGCATCGCCGAAATCGCTCTGCTGGTCAGGGAACATCAGGCATGGCTGCCGCTTGCCGTCGGCGAATGGTCGCTCCAGGCGATCGCCCGTGCGGATGCATGGCTGCTCATTCCCGCCAGCCACGAAGGGTTTGCGGCGGGCGCGCCGGTCGATGCTTATCTCATGCCGGAATGA
- a CDS encoding substrate-binding domain-containing protein yields MAVRRLLVALALLTGLAAGIAVSSAQDRAIVLASTTSTQESGLLDYLLPIFRNKTGIDVKVIARRADEVLDGARKGEADVVLMHARPQEEKFVTEGFGVKRLDVMYNDYVLIGPKSDPAGVKGKDIATALKAIEAKGAPFVTRGDRSGTHAAELALWIVAGIDIAAAKGAWYRDAKEGMAAALEAARKANAYVLSDRGSWIGFRERGDLDIVVEGDKRLLNQYGVMLVNPGKFANVKKELGQTFVDWLTSPEGQMAIAGYKVDGQQLFFPNAGKSGG; encoded by the coding sequence ATGGCCGTACGCCGCCTGCTCGTTGCATTGGCGCTTCTCACTGGCCTCGCGGCCGGCATTGCTGTGTCGTCCGCGCAGGACCGCGCGATTGTCCTGGCATCGACCACGTCGACGCAGGAGTCCGGTCTGCTCGATTATCTCCTGCCGATATTTCGCAACAAGACCGGCATCGACGTGAAGGTGATCGCGCGGCGCGCCGACGAGGTGCTTGACGGGGCGCGCAAGGGCGAAGCCGATGTCGTGCTGATGCACGCGCGGCCACAGGAGGAGAAATTCGTCACCGAGGGTTTCGGCGTGAAGCGTCTCGACGTGATGTACAACGACTATGTGCTGATCGGACCGAAGAGCGATCCTGCCGGCGTAAAGGGCAAGGACATCGCGACCGCGCTGAAGGCGATCGAGGCCAAGGGCGCGCCGTTCGTGACGCGCGGCGATCGCTCGGGCACCCATGCCGCGGAGCTCGCGCTCTGGATCGTCGCCGGCATTGACATCGCCGCCGCCAAGGGCGCCTGGTATCGCGACGCCAAGGAGGGCATGGCCGCGGCGCTCGAGGCGGCACGCAAGGCGAATGCCTACGTGCTGTCCGACCGCGGCAGCTGGATCGGCTTCAGGGAGCGCGGCGATCTCGACATCGTCGTCGAAGGCGACAAGCGGCTGCTCAACCAATACGGCGTGATGCTAGTGAACCCGGGAAAATTCGCGAACGTGAAGAAGGAGCTGGGACAGACTTTCGTCGACTGGCTCACCTCGCCGGAGGGGCAGATGGCGATCGCCGGATACAAGGTCGACGGACAGCAATTGTTCTTCCCCAATGCGGGCAAGTCGGGCGGTTGA
- a CDS encoding helix-turn-helix transcriptional regulator, with amino-acid sequence MEFLTTSEAADYLRLGERKLYELVTTGAIPCTKVTGKWLFPRHELDLWVLSGLARPAGMLTAEPPPVVGGSQDELLDWSLRESGSGLGSMSEGSARGLERLQRNEVMAAAVHFHSLDPDGNLASNASATALRDAPDLHDAVLVAFVRREQGLVLPPGNPKRLRGIADVLAIGARMAMRQQGTGAQMLLDVLLKRAGASTRDLRRIEPPALTGPDLAEMVRAGQADCGVATRAAARSAGLDFVPLVWENLDLAMRQRSYFRPAMQALIRFLSERRLRQRAEELTGYDPSPAGQIRFAA; translated from the coding sequence ATGGAATTCCTGACGACGAGTGAAGCGGCTGACTATCTCCGACTGGGCGAACGCAAGCTCTACGAGCTCGTGACCACCGGTGCGATTCCGTGCACGAAGGTGACCGGAAAGTGGCTGTTTCCAAGGCACGAACTCGATCTCTGGGTGCTGTCAGGACTCGCGCGTCCGGCCGGCATGCTGACGGCGGAGCCGCCGCCGGTCGTCGGCGGCAGCCAGGACGAACTGCTGGATTGGAGCCTGCGCGAATCCGGCTCGGGCCTGGGATCGATGAGCGAAGGCAGCGCGCGCGGGCTCGAGCGGCTGCAGCGCAACGAGGTGATGGCGGCCGCGGTGCACTTCCACAGCCTCGACCCCGACGGCAATCTTGCCTCCAACGCCAGCGCGACGGCGCTGCGTGACGCGCCGGACCTGCATGACGCCGTGCTGGTTGCGTTCGTGCGCCGCGAGCAGGGCCTCGTGCTGCCGCCGGGCAATCCCAAACGGCTGCGCGGCATCGCCGACGTGCTCGCGATCGGCGCGCGGATGGCGATGCGGCAACAGGGCACGGGCGCGCAGATGCTGCTCGACGTGCTGCTGAAGCGCGCCGGCGCCTCGACGCGCGATCTGCGCCGGATCGAGCCGCCGGCCCTCACCGGACCGGATCTCGCCGAAATGGTCCGGGCCGGACAGGCCGATTGCGGCGTGGCAACACGCGCGGCGGCGCGCTCGGCCGGGCTCGATTTCGTGCCGCTGGTCTGGGAGAATCTGGACCTCGCGATGCGGCAGCGCAGCTATTTCCGCCCCGCCATGCAGGCCCTGATCCGGTTCCTCAGCGAAAGACGGCTGCGGCAGCGCGCCGAGGAGCTGACCGGCTACGATCCCTCGCCGGCCGGACAGATCCGCTTCGCGGCCTGA